Proteins encoded in a region of the Panicum hallii strain FIL2 chromosome 3, PHallii_v3.1, whole genome shotgun sequence genome:
- the LOC112886713 gene encoding mediator of RNA polymerase II transcription subunit 28: protein MAEPPPPPSQSPAQTPPPPQHQQQPAPGAGGREDMLACVAALEAALLPCLPARELQAVDRSLQSSHQIDVERHARDFMEAAKKLQSYFISLQREDQPTAEEMLRKEITTMEEELKTKSELTAKHTKLIEGWRKELKEQLGKHITELERV, encoded by the exons atggctgagccgccgccgccgccgtcgcagtCGCCGGCgcagacgccgccgccgccacagcaTCAGCAGCAGCCGGCTCccggggcgggcgggcgcgagGACATGCTGGCGTGtgtggcggcgctggaggcggCGCTGCTGCCCTGCCTCCCCGCGCGCGAGCTCCAGGCCGTCGACCGCTCCCTCCAGTCCTCGCACCAGA TTGACGTTGAGAGGCACGCCAGGGACTTCATGGAGGCTGCCAAGAAGCTCCAGTCTTACTTCATCAGCCTGCAGCGCGAGGACCAACCAACAGCAGAAGAGATGCTTCGGAAG GAGATCACTACAATGGAGGAAGAACTGAAGACCAAGTCTGAGCTTACTGCCAAGCACACGAAGCTGATTGAAGGGTGGCGGAAAGAACTGAAGGAGCAGCTGGGGAAGCACATAACTGAGCTCGAAAGAGTGTGA